Proteins encoded by one window of Apus apus isolate bApuApu2 chromosome 15, bApuApu2.pri.cur, whole genome shotgun sequence:
- the LOC127390946 gene encoding sterile alpha motif domain-containing protein 1-like has translation MSCAALSPPRGRARRAMPSLPPRQGKEGDAQPAPAAGQGGRCAACPPGRARRTVRSLPPRQGKEDGAQPAPAAERPQAAPVPAPPPRGPAPEPYRVRRAHARSPALPRRRAPAHCPPDAAARALPLVPVAAEAKDVVMSAFDRLCLTNPQDWSHRKIM, from the exons ATGAGCTGCGCAGCCCTCTCTCCGCCCCGCGGCAGGGCAAGGAGGGCGATGCCCAGCCTGCCCCCGCGGCAGGGCAAGGAGGGCGATGCGCAGCCTGCCCCCGCGGCAGGGCAAGGAGGACGGTGCGCAGCCTGCCCCCCCGGCAGGGCAAGGAGGACGGTGCGCAGCCTGCCCCCCCGGCAGGGCAAGGAGGACGGTGCGCAGCCTGCCCCCGCGGCGGAGCGGCCTCAGGCAGCTCCCGTCCCGGCACCGCCGCCCCGCGGGCCCGCGCCCGAGCCCTACCGCGTACGGAGGGCGCATGCGCGGagccccgccctgccccgccgaAGGGCGCCTGCGCACTGCCCGCCTGACGCCGCTGCCCGCGCGCTGCCCTTAGTGCCGGTGGCGGCTGAGGCCAAG GACGTGGTGATGTCTGCATTTGATAGGCTGTGCCTTACAAACCCACAAGACTGGAGTCACCGGAAgattatgtaa
- the PPP1R3D gene encoding protein phosphatase 1 regulatory subunit 3D, giving the protein MEVRGPRRNPSYLSDLYQNMLRAEEAPAQRRQQPPEVHTGSSMTPWSSVLAKGGPQPNKLLSSTSPSCDPALRPIIRRRARSLPTSPERRKRAAVQCQVPGCQSRMNRVRFADAFGLELTKVKVFQTGEDPSIPLHVLSRLSINSDLWYSSWDLEYTMQCLVPDFQQPADCIDFSSRLQEQQVCLERVTSSDLGLNGTIQVRNVAFEKQVSVRYTFNQWKSLHEVCARWQSSIPEKNGQDQVDVFTFFLPVPPFLLQLCSVVQFAARYQVNGREYWDNNRGKNYSLTCWAHPLKMPRECEESWIHFI; this is encoded by the coding sequence ATGGAGGTACGTGGTCCTCGCAGGAATCCCAGCTACCTCTCTGATCTCTATCAGAACATGTTACGGGCTGAAGAAGCACCAGCACAACGGCGGCAGCAGCCTCCAGAAGTCCATACAGGTAGCAGCATGACTCCTTGGAGCAGTGTCCTAGCCAAGGGGGGCCCTCAGCCAAATAAGCTTCTGAGTAGCACTTCCCCCAGCTGTGACCCGGCGTTGCGGCCCATCATACGGCGCCGAGCGAGATCTTTGCCTACATCGCCTGAAAGAAGGAAGCGAGCAGCAGTGCAGTGCCAAGTTCCTGGATGCCAGAGTCGTATGAACCGGGTGAGATTTGCTGATGCGTTTGGTTTGGAGCTCACCAAAGTGAAAGTCTTCCAGACTGGGGAGGATCCATCGATCCCCTTGCATGTCCTTTCCAGGCTCTCCATAAACTCAGACCTCTGGTACAGCAGCTGGGACTTGGAGTATACCATGCAGTGCTTGGTCCCTGACTTCCAGCAGCCTGCAGACTGTATAGATTTCTCCTCCCGActtcaggagcagcaggtgTGCCTTGAACGAGTGACTAGCTCAGATTTGGGGCTCAATGGTACCATCCAGGTTCGCAACGTTGCTTTTGAGAAGCAGGTATCTGTGCGATACACCTTCAACCAGTGGAAAAGCCTCCATGAAGTGTGTGCTCGTTGGCAGAGTAGCATCCCTGAGAAAAACGGGCAGGATCAGGTTGatgttttcactttctttctccctgtgcctcctttcctccttcagctGTGCTCCGTAGTCCAGTTTGCAGCAAGGTACCAAGTCAATGGCCGGGAGTACTGGGATAACAACAGAGGCAAAAACTACAGTCTGACCTGCTGGGCTCACCCTCTTAAGATGCCTAGAGAATGTGAGGAGAGCTGGATCCACTTTATCTGA
- the FAM217B gene encoding protein FAM217B isoform X3 — protein MKTTKECYSNGKNHPSTKGLSKPLSHVKPSPGRLGKNVSSAIEKTSHDTQDGNQPSIFKKGRNQLDDTTQSKRVSTVCTSLHRAQGPKRTLPERRQNESFLHRIPPSIKGSTQGSYCRVKDVPMQHFYCGKKEQLEQNHEEDIAEASPCSSKWQEASVDEKFLDFESVQSIKEDAEDDSASDLSDSERIPIPPSPCTPPELILRAEEIDPVCLEHVPDMGFKESEYYYPDFLPPPFNSWDLKQLAIFVNVEGKTEFRPKPTGFLEKYIDRLLQLEWLQMQTVQNEKGKAAKARPQTTPGSIRTLKSPGKGKALLSPLPNKQVVPQESVTKLPRSCSGHRGISYCEESHQLHSHPGHLKLSERTGYALSSLRQAGEVRSELKKKPTVKQQLLNLQPSENSSKIQSVGNIRPPKQPPFHGSAAPIKGLKTYASTNPKKNGNANNYVPSKKPTGDRKIKTNGTKQTCKFK, from the exons ATGAAAACCACAAAGGAATG TTACAGTAATGGAAAAAACCATCCAAGCACCAAAGGCCTAAGTAAACCACTTTCTCATGTGAAACCTTCTCCTGGAAGATTAGGCAAAAATGTATCAAGTGCCATTGAaaag acTTCCCATGACACTCAAGATGGTAACCAACCAAGTATTTTTAAGAAGGGAAGAAACCAGCTGGATGACACTACTCAGTCAAAAAG ggTCTCGACTGTTTGCACATCACTGCACAGAGCACAAGGACCAAAGAGGACTCTCCCAGAAAGAAGGCAAAATGAATCTTTTCTGCACAGGATCCCTCCTAGCATAAAAGGCAGCACACAAGGTAGCTACTGTAGGGTTAAAGATGTCCCAATGCAACATTTCTATTGCGGTAAAAAAGAACAGTTGGAACAGAATCATGAAGAAGATATTGCTGAAGCCAGTCCGTGCTCTTCTAAATGGCAAGAAGCATCTGTAGATGAAAAGTTTCTTGATTTTGAATCAGTACAAAGTATTAAAGAAGATGCTGAAGATGACAGTGCCAGTGATCTCTCTGATTCCGAAAGGATTCCCATTCCCCCATCTCCCTGCACACCACCAGAACTCATTCTCAGAGCTGAAGAAATTGATCCCGTTTGTTTGGAACACGTCCCTGATATGGGTTTTAAAGAATCAGAATATTACTACCCAGActtcctcccaccccctttCAACTCATGGGACTTGAAGCAACTGGCCATCTTTGTTAATGTAGAGGGTAAAACTGAATTTCGACCAAAGCCAACAGGATTTCTTGAGAAGTACATTGATCGCCTTTTGCAGCTGGAATGGCTGCAAATGCAGACTGTGCAGAACGAGAAGGGAAAGGCAGCCAAAGCCAGGCCACAGACTACTCCTGGTTCTATCCGTACCCTAAAAAGTCCTGGCAAAGGCAAAGCATTGCTCAGCCCTTTGCCCAACAAGCAAGTGGTTCCCCAAGAAAGTGTTACAAAGCTGCCCAGAAGCTGTTCAGGTCACAGGGGAATATCATACTGTGAAGAAAGTCACCAGTTACAttctcatccaggtcacttgAAACTTTCTGAGAGGACAGGATATGCGCTGTCTTCTCTGCGACAAGCTGGTGAAGTAAGgagtgaactgaaaaaaaaaccaactgtaAAGCAACAGCTTCTCAATCTGCAGCCCTCTGAGAACAGTTCTAAAATTCAAAGTGTTGGTAATATCAGACCCCCTAAGCAACCCCCATTTCACGGTTCAGCTGCTCCCATCAAAGGCTTAAAAACATACgccagcacaaatccaaagaaaaatggCAATGCCAACAATTATGTTCCTTCTAAGAAACCAACAGgggacaggaaaataaaaacaaatggcaCAAAGCAAACGTGcaaatttaaatga
- the FAM217B gene encoding protein FAM217B isoform X2, with amino-acid sequence MGPGIQEHPLLLHREAQKKETQINENHKGMVNNGKNHPSTKGLSKPLSHVKPSPGRLGKNVSSAIEKTSHDTQDGNQPSIFKKGRNQLDDTTQSKRVSTVCTSLHRAQGPKRTLPERRQNESFLHRIPPSIKGSTQGSYCRVKDVPMQHFYCGKKEQLEQNHEEDIAEASPCSSKWQEASVDEKFLDFESVQSIKEDAEDDSASDLSDSERIPIPPSPCTPPELILRAEEIDPVCLEHVPDMGFKESEYYYPDFLPPPFNSWDLKQLAIFVNVEGKTEFRPKPTGFLEKYIDRLLQLEWLQMQTVQNEKGKAAKARPQTTPGSIRTLKSPGKGKALLSPLPNKQVVPQESVTKLPRSCSGHRGISYCEESHQLHSHPGHLKLSERTGYALSSLRQAGEVRSELKKKPTVKQQLLNLQPSENSSKIQSVGNIRPPKQPPFHGSAAPIKGLKTYASTNPKKNGNANNYVPSKKPTGDRKIKTNGTKQTCKFK; translated from the exons ATGGGACCAGGCATTCAAGAACATCCCTTATTACTGCACAGAGAGgcacagaaaaaggaaaccCAAATCAATGAAAACCACAAAGGAATGGTAAa TAATGGAAAAAACCATCCAAGCACCAAAGGCCTAAGTAAACCACTTTCTCATGTGAAACCTTCTCCTGGAAGATTAGGCAAAAATGTATCAAGTGCCATTGAaaag acTTCCCATGACACTCAAGATGGTAACCAACCAAGTATTTTTAAGAAGGGAAGAAACCAGCTGGATGACACTACTCAGTCAAAAAG ggTCTCGACTGTTTGCACATCACTGCACAGAGCACAAGGACCAAAGAGGACTCTCCCAGAAAGAAGGCAAAATGAATCTTTTCTGCACAGGATCCCTCCTAGCATAAAAGGCAGCACACAAGGTAGCTACTGTAGGGTTAAAGATGTCCCAATGCAACATTTCTATTGCGGTAAAAAAGAACAGTTGGAACAGAATCATGAAGAAGATATTGCTGAAGCCAGTCCGTGCTCTTCTAAATGGCAAGAAGCATCTGTAGATGAAAAGTTTCTTGATTTTGAATCAGTACAAAGTATTAAAGAAGATGCTGAAGATGACAGTGCCAGTGATCTCTCTGATTCCGAAAGGATTCCCATTCCCCCATCTCCCTGCACACCACCAGAACTCATTCTCAGAGCTGAAGAAATTGATCCCGTTTGTTTGGAACACGTCCCTGATATGGGTTTTAAAGAATCAGAATATTACTACCCAGActtcctcccaccccctttCAACTCATGGGACTTGAAGCAACTGGCCATCTTTGTTAATGTAGAGGGTAAAACTGAATTTCGACCAAAGCCAACAGGATTTCTTGAGAAGTACATTGATCGCCTTTTGCAGCTGGAATGGCTGCAAATGCAGACTGTGCAGAACGAGAAGGGAAAGGCAGCCAAAGCCAGGCCACAGACTACTCCTGGTTCTATCCGTACCCTAAAAAGTCCTGGCAAAGGCAAAGCATTGCTCAGCCCTTTGCCCAACAAGCAAGTGGTTCCCCAAGAAAGTGTTACAAAGCTGCCCAGAAGCTGTTCAGGTCACAGGGGAATATCATACTGTGAAGAAAGTCACCAGTTACAttctcatccaggtcacttgAAACTTTCTGAGAGGACAGGATATGCGCTGTCTTCTCTGCGACAAGCTGGTGAAGTAAGgagtgaactgaaaaaaaaaccaactgtaAAGCAACAGCTTCTCAATCTGCAGCCCTCTGAGAACAGTTCTAAAATTCAAAGTGTTGGTAATATCAGACCCCCTAAGCAACCCCCATTTCACGGTTCAGCTGCTCCCATCAAAGGCTTAAAAACATACgccagcacaaatccaaagaaaaatggCAATGCCAACAATTATGTTCCTTCTAAGAAACCAACAGgggacaggaaaataaaaacaaatggcaCAAAGCAAACGTGcaaatttaaatga
- the FAM217B gene encoding protein FAM217B isoform X1 yields MGPGIQEHPLLLHREAQKKETQINENHKGMVNYSNGKNHPSTKGLSKPLSHVKPSPGRLGKNVSSAIEKTSHDTQDGNQPSIFKKGRNQLDDTTQSKRVSTVCTSLHRAQGPKRTLPERRQNESFLHRIPPSIKGSTQGSYCRVKDVPMQHFYCGKKEQLEQNHEEDIAEASPCSSKWQEASVDEKFLDFESVQSIKEDAEDDSASDLSDSERIPIPPSPCTPPELILRAEEIDPVCLEHVPDMGFKESEYYYPDFLPPPFNSWDLKQLAIFVNVEGKTEFRPKPTGFLEKYIDRLLQLEWLQMQTVQNEKGKAAKARPQTTPGSIRTLKSPGKGKALLSPLPNKQVVPQESVTKLPRSCSGHRGISYCEESHQLHSHPGHLKLSERTGYALSSLRQAGEVRSELKKKPTVKQQLLNLQPSENSSKIQSVGNIRPPKQPPFHGSAAPIKGLKTYASTNPKKNGNANNYVPSKKPTGDRKIKTNGTKQTCKFK; encoded by the exons ATGGGACCAGGCATTCAAGAACATCCCTTATTACTGCACAGAGAGgcacagaaaaaggaaaccCAAATCAATGAAAACCACAAAGGAATGGTAAa TTACAGTAATGGAAAAAACCATCCAAGCACCAAAGGCCTAAGTAAACCACTTTCTCATGTGAAACCTTCTCCTGGAAGATTAGGCAAAAATGTATCAAGTGCCATTGAaaag acTTCCCATGACACTCAAGATGGTAACCAACCAAGTATTTTTAAGAAGGGAAGAAACCAGCTGGATGACACTACTCAGTCAAAAAG ggTCTCGACTGTTTGCACATCACTGCACAGAGCACAAGGACCAAAGAGGACTCTCCCAGAAAGAAGGCAAAATGAATCTTTTCTGCACAGGATCCCTCCTAGCATAAAAGGCAGCACACAAGGTAGCTACTGTAGGGTTAAAGATGTCCCAATGCAACATTTCTATTGCGGTAAAAAAGAACAGTTGGAACAGAATCATGAAGAAGATATTGCTGAAGCCAGTCCGTGCTCTTCTAAATGGCAAGAAGCATCTGTAGATGAAAAGTTTCTTGATTTTGAATCAGTACAAAGTATTAAAGAAGATGCTGAAGATGACAGTGCCAGTGATCTCTCTGATTCCGAAAGGATTCCCATTCCCCCATCTCCCTGCACACCACCAGAACTCATTCTCAGAGCTGAAGAAATTGATCCCGTTTGTTTGGAACACGTCCCTGATATGGGTTTTAAAGAATCAGAATATTACTACCCAGActtcctcccaccccctttCAACTCATGGGACTTGAAGCAACTGGCCATCTTTGTTAATGTAGAGGGTAAAACTGAATTTCGACCAAAGCCAACAGGATTTCTTGAGAAGTACATTGATCGCCTTTTGCAGCTGGAATGGCTGCAAATGCAGACTGTGCAGAACGAGAAGGGAAAGGCAGCCAAAGCCAGGCCACAGACTACTCCTGGTTCTATCCGTACCCTAAAAAGTCCTGGCAAAGGCAAAGCATTGCTCAGCCCTTTGCCCAACAAGCAAGTGGTTCCCCAAGAAAGTGTTACAAAGCTGCCCAGAAGCTGTTCAGGTCACAGGGGAATATCATACTGTGAAGAAAGTCACCAGTTACAttctcatccaggtcacttgAAACTTTCTGAGAGGACAGGATATGCGCTGTCTTCTCTGCGACAAGCTGGTGAAGTAAGgagtgaactgaaaaaaaaaccaactgtaAAGCAACAGCTTCTCAATCTGCAGCCCTCTGAGAACAGTTCTAAAATTCAAAGTGTTGGTAATATCAGACCCCCTAAGCAACCCCCATTTCACGGTTCAGCTGCTCCCATCAAAGGCTTAAAAACATACgccagcacaaatccaaagaaaaatggCAATGCCAACAATTATGTTCCTTCTAAGAAACCAACAGgggacaggaaaataaaaacaaatggcaCAAAGCAAACGTGcaaatttaaatga
- the FAM217B gene encoding protein FAM217B isoform X4, translating to MKTTKECNGKNHPSTKGLSKPLSHVKPSPGRLGKNVSSAIEKTSHDTQDGNQPSIFKKGRNQLDDTTQSKRVSTVCTSLHRAQGPKRTLPERRQNESFLHRIPPSIKGSTQGSYCRVKDVPMQHFYCGKKEQLEQNHEEDIAEASPCSSKWQEASVDEKFLDFESVQSIKEDAEDDSASDLSDSERIPIPPSPCTPPELILRAEEIDPVCLEHVPDMGFKESEYYYPDFLPPPFNSWDLKQLAIFVNVEGKTEFRPKPTGFLEKYIDRLLQLEWLQMQTVQNEKGKAAKARPQTTPGSIRTLKSPGKGKALLSPLPNKQVVPQESVTKLPRSCSGHRGISYCEESHQLHSHPGHLKLSERTGYALSSLRQAGEVRSELKKKPTVKQQLLNLQPSENSSKIQSVGNIRPPKQPPFHGSAAPIKGLKTYASTNPKKNGNANNYVPSKKPTGDRKIKTNGTKQTCKFK from the exons ATGAAAACCACAAAGGAATG TAATGGAAAAAACCATCCAAGCACCAAAGGCCTAAGTAAACCACTTTCTCATGTGAAACCTTCTCCTGGAAGATTAGGCAAAAATGTATCAAGTGCCATTGAaaag acTTCCCATGACACTCAAGATGGTAACCAACCAAGTATTTTTAAGAAGGGAAGAAACCAGCTGGATGACACTACTCAGTCAAAAAG ggTCTCGACTGTTTGCACATCACTGCACAGAGCACAAGGACCAAAGAGGACTCTCCCAGAAAGAAGGCAAAATGAATCTTTTCTGCACAGGATCCCTCCTAGCATAAAAGGCAGCACACAAGGTAGCTACTGTAGGGTTAAAGATGTCCCAATGCAACATTTCTATTGCGGTAAAAAAGAACAGTTGGAACAGAATCATGAAGAAGATATTGCTGAAGCCAGTCCGTGCTCTTCTAAATGGCAAGAAGCATCTGTAGATGAAAAGTTTCTTGATTTTGAATCAGTACAAAGTATTAAAGAAGATGCTGAAGATGACAGTGCCAGTGATCTCTCTGATTCCGAAAGGATTCCCATTCCCCCATCTCCCTGCACACCACCAGAACTCATTCTCAGAGCTGAAGAAATTGATCCCGTTTGTTTGGAACACGTCCCTGATATGGGTTTTAAAGAATCAGAATATTACTACCCAGActtcctcccaccccctttCAACTCATGGGACTTGAAGCAACTGGCCATCTTTGTTAATGTAGAGGGTAAAACTGAATTTCGACCAAAGCCAACAGGATTTCTTGAGAAGTACATTGATCGCCTTTTGCAGCTGGAATGGCTGCAAATGCAGACTGTGCAGAACGAGAAGGGAAAGGCAGCCAAAGCCAGGCCACAGACTACTCCTGGTTCTATCCGTACCCTAAAAAGTCCTGGCAAAGGCAAAGCATTGCTCAGCCCTTTGCCCAACAAGCAAGTGGTTCCCCAAGAAAGTGTTACAAAGCTGCCCAGAAGCTGTTCAGGTCACAGGGGAATATCATACTGTGAAGAAAGTCACCAGTTACAttctcatccaggtcacttgAAACTTTCTGAGAGGACAGGATATGCGCTGTCTTCTCTGCGACAAGCTGGTGAAGTAAGgagtgaactgaaaaaaaaaccaactgtaAAGCAACAGCTTCTCAATCTGCAGCCCTCTGAGAACAGTTCTAAAATTCAAAGTGTTGGTAATATCAGACCCCCTAAGCAACCCCCATTTCACGGTTCAGCTGCTCCCATCAAAGGCTTAAAAACATACgccagcacaaatccaaagaaaaatggCAATGCCAACAATTATGTTCCTTCTAAGAAACCAACAGgggacaggaaaataaaaacaaatggcaCAAAGCAAACGTGcaaatttaaatga